The proteins below come from a single Methanococcoides sp. AM1 genomic window:
- a CDS encoding methyltransferase domain-containing protein, which yields MSRKKKFDNRIKADNDGLRFATPEVVASYRAKRLRCKTIADISCGIGGQTIFFAKECEKVYAIEIDPKKIEFAKKNCKRYGLDNVEFICGDALSEEVIEQVPKIDILFSDPARPPSEDKRHVSSLEPGIPNVLSAYAEKTNNFAFEAPPQMTPDRIPFDCEKEYLSLNGQLNRLNLYFGDIRSCDRSAVSLPSEARIDSNDAKAEIVKAENIGSFACEPEPSVIKAELLPELADAIMERSSSQVSLFSIDQKRVLLTSESPIDHAIAKNNYEVLKVVELDTALINKELRKEDIGAVILRAGIDPARYWEMRNEIEEGLVGSGTIHLFAKDGKAIICKIMY from the coding sequence GTGTCACGAAAAAAGAAATTTGATAACAGAATTAAAGCCGACAATGATGGCCTGCGTTTTGCAACACCGGAAGTAGTTGCAAGCTACCGTGCCAAACGACTCAGATGCAAAACTATCGCAGACATCAGTTGCGGGATCGGTGGCCAGACTATTTTCTTTGCAAAAGAATGTGAAAAGGTCTACGCCATAGAGATAGATCCAAAAAAGATCGAATTTGCAAAGAAGAACTGCAAACGTTATGGATTGGACAACGTGGAATTCATCTGCGGAGATGCACTCTCAGAGGAAGTGATCGAACAGGTTCCAAAAATAGATATCCTGTTCTCAGACCCTGCAAGACCACCATCAGAAGATAAACGTCACGTTTCAAGCCTTGAGCCCGGAATTCCAAATGTACTTTCTGCATATGCTGAAAAAACGAATAATTTCGCATTCGAAGCACCACCTCAAATGACACCGGACAGGATCCCTTTCGATTGCGAGAAGGAATACCTCTCACTTAACGGGCAGTTAAATCGTTTGAACCTATACTTTGGAGACATAAGATCCTGCGACCGTTCAGCAGTTTCCCTACCATCCGAAGCAAGGATCGATTCGAATGACGCAAAAGCAGAGATCGTGAAAGCAGAGAATATTGGATCATTTGCTTGTGAACCGGAACCTTCAGTCATCAAAGCCGAACTGCTTCCAGAGCTTGCAGATGCGATCATGGAAAGATCAAGCTCGCAAGTAAGCCTATTCAGCATTGACCAAAAGAGGGTACTGCTTACTTCCGAATCACCCATCGACCACGCCATTGCAAAGAACAATTACGAAGTTCTTAAGGTAGTAGAACTGGACACTGCACTAATAAATAAAGAACTCCGGAAAGAAGATATTGGCGCAGTAATATTAAGAGCCGGAATTGACCCTGCAAGATACTGGGAAATGCGAAATGAAATCGAGGAAGGTCTAGTAGGTTCAGGTACAATACATCTTTTTGCAAAGGATGGCAAGGCCATCATATGCAAGATAATGTATTGA
- a CDS encoding response regulator transcription factor has translation MNKKIMIIDDEDDTIYLVRSILEVEGFEVVGVSSGAKCLELLDIEKPDAILLDLMMPDMDGWETFHKIKKELPDVPVSILSAKGQKFDQMLGLNVLNANDYITKPFNNVEFVERIKFLVGDT, from the coding sequence TTGAACAAGAAAATAATGATCATCGATGATGAGGATGATACCATTTATCTTGTCAGGTCCATCCTTGAAGTAGAAGGTTTCGAGGTAGTGGGAGTCAGCAGTGGTGCTAAATGTCTGGAACTCCTTGATATTGAAAAACCAGATGCTATACTGCTGGATCTGATGATGCCTGATATGGATGGTTGGGAAACTTTCCATAAGATCAAAAAAGAATTGCCTGATGTTCCTGTTTCTATCCTCTCTGCAAAAGGGCAGAAGTTCGACCAGATGCTTGGACTTAACGTATTGAATGCAAATGATTACATTACAAAGCCATTTAATAATGTTGAGTTTGTAGAACGTATCAAGTTCCTTGTCGGGGATACTTGA
- a CDS encoding DUF116 domain-containing protein: MYNLIGKLLLVFLGLSIFISALSLYVSRVSLTRSVWLSGFFANVLDFFFLPLKYFFCKFSDPRKLDRWMVSLKNSAHKSDFAKTKKRLMFVPHCMRSLDCPAYATKYGIQCKSCGKCVMGELKEDAKEYGYDLYIVTGSSFVKNILKDHYADGVLVIACDYEINKGMRSLAGTSVVTYGVPMLNDGCYNTKVDYDLVTDTMKMFA; this comes from the coding sequence ATGTATAACTTGATAGGCAAATTATTATTGGTCTTTTTAGGGCTATCTATTTTTATTTCGGCTCTATCTCTTTATGTTAGCCGTGTAAGTCTTACTCGAAGCGTCTGGCTTTCTGGTTTTTTTGCTAATGTGCTGGATTTCTTTTTCCTGCCACTTAAATATTTCTTTTGTAAGTTCTCAGATCCAAGAAAACTTGATAGGTGGATGGTCTCTTTAAAGAATTCTGCACACAAGTCTGATTTTGCAAAGACAAAGAAACGGCTTATGTTCGTTCCACATTGCATGCGTTCACTTGATTGTCCTGCATACGCAACGAAATATGGTATACAGTGCAAGTCCTGTGGCAAGTGCGTTATGGGTGAGTTGAAAGAAGATGCAAAAGAATATGGGTATGATCTCTACATTGTAACTGGTTCTTCTTTTGTCAAGAACATCCTGAAGGACCACTATGCAGATGGTGTACTGGTCATTGCATGTGACTATGAGATAAATAAGGGAATGAGATCACTTGCAGGAACAAGTGTTGTGACCTATGGTGTCCCTATGCTGAACGATGGTTGCTATAATACAAAAGTAGATTACGATCTCGTTACTGACACTATGAAGATGTTTGCATGA
- a CDS encoding DUF116 domain-containing protein: protein MEIPYELLGKLFVYLLLFVLLGIVLALLVGSYSFKKKKVVFPNFVLFMLYLFYSPAKWMCGVFSIRDTLVDEILIEVRNAVMLDDFINAKGPRAVFLPQCMRHANCRARCDPIIGYECKKCGLCDIGNICEAADEHGFRVYVIPGGSFVKKIMKAHRPNSCIGVACYNELSESMEEISFMPVQGVCLLKDGCFNTKVDVSEVIEKMELCNV from the coding sequence ATGGAAATTCCCTATGAACTTCTGGGTAAGCTATTCGTATATCTGCTTCTCTTTGTTCTACTGGGGATCGTTCTGGCTTTACTTGTTGGATCTTACAGTTTTAAGAAGAAAAAGGTCGTCTTCCCGAATTTCGTTTTATTCATGCTTTATCTGTTCTACTCACCTGCCAAATGGATGTGTGGCGTCTTCTCTATAAGGGACACTCTTGTGGATGAGATCCTTATTGAGGTAAGAAATGCTGTAATGCTTGATGATTTTATCAATGCAAAAGGCCCAAGGGCTGTATTTTTGCCTCAGTGTATGCGTCATGCCAATTGCAGGGCCCGATGTGATCCCATAATTGGATATGAATGTAAAAAGTGTGGTCTATGCGATATCGGAAACATCTGTGAAGCTGCTGATGAACATGGTTTCAGGGTTTATGTGATTCCTGGTGGTAGCTTTGTAAAGAAGATCATGAAAGCACACAGGCCCAATTCGTGTATAGGTGTGGCCTGTTATAATGAGCTCTCAGAGTCCATGGAGGAGATATCATTTATGCCGGTTCAGGGTGTTTGCCTCTTGAAAGATGGTTGCTTCAACACAAAGGTGGATGTTTCCGAAGTGATCGAAAAAATGGAGCTCTGCAATGTATAA
- a CDS encoding (Fe-S)-binding protein yields the protein MMKGEPSINTNNLTAVQLMELDACVRCGECVNWCPTYDASNKDPGLAPRDKILRWRQFMNKSYGLRARLFGPKAIPEEEIEQFKDDVYGCTTCGMCATVCEVGINTIELWESMRANLVKRGNGPYGKQGMFVKLIGEYMNPYMADNKDRLNWIPDDVKIADKAEILYFGGCTAELRQTKLAFATARVLNYLGIEFTMLGEDEACCCSALVRTGQYEIEDIARKAARKNVDGIVAKGAKKVLYACAGCYRTSLVDWPRLLNEEMPFEIIHITEFLEDLIKEGKLEWKKPFDNLTVTYHDPCHLGRHVGVYNPPRSVLNAIPGLNLKEMDRIKENQRCCGAGGGVKAGVPDLALKVAETRVQDALAKNPDILSSACPFCKRNLSDGRDSLGADELVVEDVIVLTAEALGISLDDCVES from the coding sequence ATCATGAAAGGCGAACCTTCAATTAATACAAATAACTTAACTGCTGTCCAGCTCATGGAGCTTGATGCTTGTGTACGCTGTGGTGAATGTGTCAACTGGTGTCCAACCTATGATGCATCCAACAAAGATCCTGGACTTGCACCAAGGGATAAGATCCTCAGGTGGAGACAGTTTATGAATAAGTCCTATGGTCTTCGTGCCAGACTCTTCGGTCCAAAGGCAATTCCTGAGGAAGAGATCGAGCAGTTCAAGGATGATGTCTATGGCTGCACCACTTGTGGAATGTGTGCTACAGTCTGTGAAGTTGGTATCAACACCATTGAGTTGTGGGAATCTATGCGTGCAAACCTTGTCAAACGTGGTAATGGTCCATATGGTAAGCAGGGAATGTTCGTAAAGCTCATCGGCGAGTACATGAACCCATACATGGCTGACAACAAGGACAGGCTCAACTGGATTCCTGATGATGTAAAGATCGCTGACAAAGCAGAGATCCTTTACTTTGGTGGCTGTACTGCAGAACTGAGGCAGACAAAGCTGGCATTTGCTACGGCACGTGTCCTTAACTACCTTGGAATCGAGTTCACAATGCTTGGTGAGGATGAGGCTTGCTGCTGTTCCGCACTTGTCAGGACCGGTCAGTACGAGATCGAGGACATTGCACGTAAAGCTGCAAGGAAGAATGTTGACGGTATCGTTGCAAAGGGTGCAAAGAAAGTTTTGTATGCATGTGCTGGTTGCTACCGTACTTCTCTTGTGGACTGGCCAAGGTTGCTCAATGAGGAAATGCCATTCGAGATCATCCATATCACAGAGTTCCTTGAGGATCTTATCAAGGAAGGCAAGCTTGAATGGAAAAAGCCATTCGATAACCTTACAGTAACATACCACGATCCATGTCACCTTGGACGTCACGTTGGTGTATATAATCCGCCAAGGAGTGTTCTTAACGCGATTCCTGGTCTAAACCTTAAAGAGATGGATCGTATCAAGGAAAACCAGCGCTGCTGTGGAGCTGGCGGTGGTGTAAAGGCAGGTGTTCCTGATCTTGCTCTCAAGGTCGCTGAGACCCGTGTTCAGGATGCTCTTGCAAAGAACCCGGATATCCTTTCAAGCGCATGCCCGTTCTGTAAGAGGAACCTTTCTGATGGAAGGGACTCCCTTGGTGCAGATGAGCTTGTTGTTGAGGATGTTATCGTCCTTACGGCTGAAGCACTTGGAATTTCACTTGATGACTGTGTAGAGAGCTAA
- a CDS encoding disulfide reductase: MSMEYFSGLTESAEIVNSFGMLTESMRITFAAVMIMATISIAIFMVGMYINLKKWGEGSEGYSLKPSGSILAFPKALAYQMSAKGHGHGQNIFVTLILDALLQRRALQRSPARWVMHLAIFGGWIALCIMSIAMFVVEIIHMVGIHIISPEVFREMLSVPNDVFSYILLFGIIIAIFRRLFVTKARESTIAFDSVLLIGLTIIVVTGFVADGVRNGTFWGMGMQSDLAPPASLFHVVISLFFCIAYIPFSKYMHMIAGPLTLMANKGGE, translated from the coding sequence ATGAGTATGGAATATTTCAGTGGACTTACTGAGTCTGCGGAGATCGTAAACAGTTTCGGGATGCTTACTGAATCTATGAGGATCACATTTGCAGCGGTCATGATCATGGCCACAATCTCAATAGCGATCTTCATGGTCGGTATGTATATCAATCTTAAAAAATGGGGCGAAGGTTCCGAAGGATACAGTCTTAAGCCTTCAGGAAGCATACTTGCATTCCCTAAAGCGTTAGCCTATCAGATGAGTGCAAAAGGACATGGCCATGGCCAGAACATATTTGTTACACTTATTCTTGATGCTCTCCTTCAGAGACGTGCTTTACAGCGCAGTCCTGCAAGATGGGTTATGCATCTAGCCATCTTTGGTGGATGGATCGCACTTTGTATCATGTCAATAGCTATGTTCGTTGTGGAGATCATTCACATGGTAGGCATTCACATAATATCACCTGAAGTTTTCAGGGAGATGCTCAGTGTGCCAAATGATGTATTCAGCTACATACTGTTGTTCGGTATCATAATTGCAATTTTCAGGAGACTTTTCGTCACAAAGGCTCGTGAGAGCACCATTGCTTTTGACTCTGTCCTTCTTATCGGACTTACAATCATCGTTGTCACAGGTTTCGTTGCTGACGGTGTAAGGAACGGTACTTTCTGGGGCATGGGGATGCAGTCAGATCTTGCACCACCTGCATCACTGTTCCACGTTGTTATCTCATTGTTCTTCTGTATAGCATATATCCCATTCAGCAAGTATATGCATATGATCGCAGGACCACTTACCCTCATGGCTAACAAGGGAGGCGAATGA
- a CDS encoding NAD(P)/FAD-dependent oxidoreductase, whose protein sequence is MAKDLLDKNAILQRDKCSYAIVPQTPAGIVTPDELQRIVDVARKYDADILKFTSAQRIAIVGLKEEDLDSAWLELGMGSASSIGKCVRSIKVCPGTSFCKRAQQDAVSLGSIINEKYHGMELPSKFKMAVSGCMNSCSEPAVKDIGIMGTPRGYTVMVGGNAGIKPRLADVVSEGLNETEVLELVEKIIGIYKGYAKRYRIGRLIDDMGLDNFKKELGLI, encoded by the coding sequence TTGGCAAAGGATCTGTTAGATAAAAACGCTATACTTCAGCGTGACAAATGTTCTTATGCCATAGTTCCACAAACTCCGGCAGGCATCGTAACTCCTGATGAATTGCAAAGGATAGTGGATGTTGCACGGAAATATGATGCTGATATTCTTAAATTTACATCTGCACAGCGTATTGCTATTGTCGGACTAAAAGAAGAGGATCTTGATAGTGCATGGCTGGAACTTGGAATGGGATCCGCATCTTCGATAGGTAAATGCGTTCGTAGTATCAAGGTATGTCCTGGTACAAGCTTTTGCAAAAGGGCACAACAAGATGCTGTTTCTCTTGGTTCTATCATTAATGAAAAATACCATGGAATGGAGCTCCCCTCAAAGTTCAAAATGGCTGTTAGTGGATGTATGAATTCCTGCTCCGAACCAGCCGTAAAGGATATTGGCATAATGGGAACTCCCAGGGGCTATACTGTAATGGTGGGTGGGAATGCTGGTATCAAGCCAAGACTTGCTGATGTGGTCAGTGAAGGTCTCAACGAAACTGAGGTTCTTGAACTAGTGGAAAAAATCATTGGTATTTACAAAGGTTATGCTAAAAGATATCGTATTGGCAGGCTCATCGATGATATGGGTCTTGATAATTTCAAGAAGGAACTTGGCTTAATATAA
- a CDS encoding ferritin family protein: MSLEDILKATFKGETTEVGWYLAMSKLAEREGHFDAALYFRQIAMDEAWHATEVAEILGVIKGTTIENIEMMLEGETMAEAEKADAARIAREEGNEAAALFFAKASLDEARHKAGLAGLLRKLKQTE, encoded by the coding sequence ATGAGTTTAGAAGATATTCTGAAAGCTACTTTTAAGGGTGAGACTACTGAAGTTGGATGGTACCTTGCAATGTCAAAGCTGGCCGAGCGCGAAGGTCATTTTGATGCTGCTCTCTATTTCCGTCAGATCGCGATGGATGAGGCATGGCATGCTACAGAAGTTGCTGAGATCCTTGGTGTTATAAAAGGCACTACAATTGAGAACATCGAGATGATGCTCGAGGGTGAGACAATGGCTGAAGCTGAGAAAGCAGATGCTGCACGTATTGCTCGCGAAGAAGGTAATGAAGCTGCTGCATTGTTCTTTGCAAAGGCATCACTTGATGAGGCAAGGCACAAGGCAGGTCTTGCAGGTCTTCTCAGGAAACTGAAACAGACTGAATAA
- a CDS encoding RNA methyltransferase, with protein sequence MTFNLRIVLVEPLYQGNVGSVARAMKNFGFSDLVLVNPCKLEIEARALASHAWDVLNGARIVTNIEEAIEGADVVVATTGITGIKTDEHIRMPPYTPHELKEKFNGTNGTIAILFGREDNGFTNDELKLSDMIVSIPTSEIYPIMNLSHATTIMLYELSQIDAGEQQLADGFDLKLLNEHIGELLDDIQYPEHKKEKTHLMFKRIFGRAQLMPREVQTLRGFFGKIQQLLK encoded by the coding sequence ATGACTTTTAATTTAAGGATAGTTCTGGTGGAACCTTTATACCAGGGTAATGTTGGATCAGTAGCAAGAGCTATGAAAAATTTTGGATTCAGTGACCTTGTGCTAGTAAATCCATGCAAACTGGAAATTGAAGCACGTGCACTTGCATCCCATGCTTGGGATGTACTTAACGGCGCAAGGATAGTCACCAACATTGAAGAAGCCATTGAAGGAGCTGATGTGGTAGTTGCAACAACAGGCATCACCGGGATTAAAACAGATGAACATATACGCATGCCTCCATATACACCACATGAACTTAAGGAAAAGTTCAATGGCACTAATGGAACTATTGCCATCCTCTTTGGCAGGGAAGATAATGGGTTCACCAATGATGAGCTTAAACTAAGCGATATGATCGTAAGCATCCCAACTTCAGAGATCTATCCAATAATGAACCTATCACATGCCACAACGATTATGCTATATGAATTGAGTCAGATCGATGCAGGAGAACAGCAACTTGCTGATGGTTTTGATCTTAAGCTTCTAAATGAGCATATTGGAGAACTTCTGGACGATATCCAATACCCGGAACATAAAAAGGAAAAGACACACCTTATGTTCAAAAGGATATTCGGAAGGGCACAGCTCATGCCAAGAGAAGTGCAGACATTGAGAGGCTTTTTTGGAAAGATACAGCAACTGCTGAAATGA